In Paraburkholderia bryophila, a single genomic region encodes these proteins:
- a CDS encoding pyrimidine 5'-nucleotidase has product MRTPTSRRRRPHIAGGKPVWLFDLDNTLHHASHAIFPAINQGMNRYIIDTLKVDVDEANRMRRVYTQRYGAALLGLTRHHPLDPHDFLKFVHTFPDLGSMIRYERGVARLVAALPGRKIVLTNAPEAYARAVLAELRIERLFEQVIAIEHMADRRRWRAKPDHAMLRKAMRDAHVSLKDVILVEDTRSHLKNYRRLGIRTVWITGHLPRKPHVDGVPTRLPGTGRPHYVDQSIRSLKSLRLGTRSVRLKGQQTGRQPCSRSTSLTKP; this is encoded by the coding sequence ATGCGCACTCCCACTTCGCGGCGCCGCCGTCCGCATATCGCCGGTGGCAAACCGGTCTGGTTGTTCGATCTCGACAACACCCTGCACCACGCCTCGCACGCCATCTTTCCGGCGATCAATCAGGGCATGAACCGGTACATCATCGACACGCTAAAAGTGGATGTCGATGAAGCGAACCGCATGCGCCGCGTCTACACGCAGCGCTACGGCGCGGCGCTGCTCGGCCTCACGCGGCACCATCCGCTCGATCCGCATGATTTCCTGAAGTTCGTGCACACGTTCCCGGATCTCGGCTCGATGATCCGCTACGAACGCGGCGTGGCGCGCCTCGTCGCGGCGCTGCCAGGCCGCAAGATCGTGCTGACCAACGCGCCCGAAGCGTATGCGCGCGCGGTGCTGGCGGAACTGCGCATTGAGCGTCTGTTCGAGCAGGTGATCGCGATCGAGCACATGGCCGATCGCCGCCGCTGGCGCGCCAAGCCCGACCACGCCATGCTGCGCAAGGCCATGCGCGACGCCCACGTTTCCTTGAAAGACGTGATACTCGTCGAAGACACGCGCTCGCATCTGAAGAACTATCGGCGTCTGGGTATCCGCACCGTGTGGATCACCGGCCATCTGCCGCGCAAGCCGCATGTGGACGGTGTGCCGACGCGTCTGCCGGGCACCGGTCGGCCGCACTATGTCGATCAGAGCATTCGTTCGTTAAAATCGCTACGACTGGGCACCCGCTCGGTTCGATTGAAGGGACAGCAGACGGGACGACAGCCATGCAGCCGATCGACAAGCCTGACGAAGCCTTAG
- a CDS encoding ATP-binding protein — MHRITNTGRVNLGHLFWLRSLAIIGQLVTIAVVQIFIGVHLPLPAMLLVIALEVIFNGLTWWRVSQQRPESNMELFGQIWVDLGALSALLFLSGGTTNPFVSLYLPSLAIAAAVLPWHLMAWLAAFAVACYAVLGFDSVPLNLDNPANLFDYYRAGMWVNFMVSVGLIAWFVARMSRALRLRDAALGDAQQRLLHDERAVALGVQAATVAHEIGTPLSTIAMLSEELRDAARTDKGLAPYSADIELLEQQMSLCTSALARLRSRASTTTSRQPVGEWLESFGEQWRLRHPHVKFERIGVPPPEVSLDDTVAVSQILTILLDNAARASRDHVTLACTLAARGDQIVFEVCDAGPGIPAALRGSLGAMPVESTQGGHGVGLYLAFSAAARLRGAIELTDVSPIKPRGTRALLKLPLAGRKLSGVGRQGSAPSNTEKQA; from the coding sequence ATGCATCGAATAACCAACACCGGTCGCGTCAATCTGGGTCATCTGTTCTGGCTGCGTAGTCTGGCCATCATCGGACAGCTGGTGACCATCGCGGTCGTGCAGATCTTTATCGGCGTGCACCTGCCGTTGCCCGCCATGCTGCTCGTGATTGCGCTCGAAGTGATCTTCAACGGACTCACGTGGTGGCGCGTGTCACAACAGCGGCCCGAATCCAACATGGAGCTGTTCGGCCAGATCTGGGTCGATCTGGGCGCGTTGTCCGCGCTGCTGTTCCTCTCGGGCGGCACCACCAATCCGTTTGTCTCGCTCTATCTGCCTTCGCTGGCCATTGCCGCGGCGGTGTTGCCATGGCATCTGATGGCGTGGCTCGCGGCATTCGCCGTGGCCTGCTACGCGGTACTCGGTTTCGATTCCGTGCCGCTCAATCTCGACAATCCCGCCAACCTTTTCGACTACTACCGCGCCGGCATGTGGGTGAACTTCATGGTCAGCGTAGGACTGATTGCATGGTTCGTCGCACGTATGTCGCGCGCGCTGCGACTACGTGACGCAGCGCTCGGAGATGCGCAGCAGCGCTTGCTTCATGACGAGCGTGCGGTCGCGCTGGGTGTGCAGGCGGCCACCGTCGCGCACGAAATCGGCACGCCACTGTCTACAATTGCAATGTTGTCCGAAGAATTACGCGACGCGGCACGCACCGACAAAGGGCTCGCGCCCTACAGCGCCGACATCGAGTTGCTCGAGCAGCAGATGTCGTTGTGCACGTCGGCGCTGGCCAGATTGCGCAGCCGTGCATCGACGACCACAAGCCGGCAGCCGGTCGGCGAATGGCTTGAATCGTTTGGCGAGCAGTGGCGCTTGCGTCATCCGCATGTGAAATTCGAGCGGATCGGTGTGCCGCCGCCCGAGGTCAGTCTTGACGATACGGTAGCCGTGAGTCAGATTCTCACGATTCTGCTCGACAACGCCGCGCGTGCAAGCCGCGATCACGTGACGCTGGCCTGCACGCTGGCGGCGCGCGGCGACCAGATCGTCTTCGAAGTCTGCGACGCGGGCCCCGGCATTCCCGCCGCGCTGCGTGGCTCGCTCGGCGCGATGCCGGTGGAGAGCACGCAAGGCGGACATGGCGTGGGCCTCTATCTGGCCTTTTCGGCGGCGGCGCGTTTGAGAGGGGCGATCGAACTGACCGACGTCAGCCCGATCAAGCCGCGTGGCACGCGAGCGCTTCTGAAGCTGCCGCTCGCCGGGCGCAAATTATCAGGCGTGGGCCGTCAAGGCAGCGCGCCATCCAACACGGAGAAACAGGCATGA
- a CDS encoding cysteine-rich CWC family protein — MKPSVSRHESSARCPRCGNAFDCSMHAQPFDCWCREMPSLPAERLDLAGGCLCPECLAAEIARATQGRPPGGALP, encoded by the coding sequence ATGAAACCGTCCGTCTCCCGCCACGAAAGCAGCGCGCGCTGTCCGCGCTGCGGTAATGCGTTCGATTGCTCGATGCACGCGCAGCCGTTCGACTGTTGGTGCCGCGAGATGCCGTCTCTACCGGCGGAGCGGCTGGATCTGGCCGGCGGTTGCTTGTGTCCGGAGTGCCTCGCGGCGGAGATTGCGCGAGCGACTCAGGGGCGGCCGCCCGGTGGTGCGTTGCCGTGA
- the slmA gene encoding nucleoid occlusion factor SlmA, translating into MQPIDKPDEALAEHEPEHEPVAAAAPRAHRLKPGERRVHILQTLAAMLEAPKSEKITTAALAARLGVSEAALYRHFASKAQMFEGLIEFIEQTIFGLINQIAGKESNGVLQARAIALMLLNFPAKNPGMTRVLTCEALVGEHERLTERVNQMLERVEASLKQCLRLAQMEAASDESATARENAGENNPQAQAQIPAALPAGYDPAIRASLLLSYIIGRWHRYVRSGFVRLPAEHADAQILLILQ; encoded by the coding sequence ATGCAGCCGATCGACAAGCCTGACGAAGCCTTAGCCGAACACGAACCTGAACACGAGCCGGTGGCGGCGGCCGCGCCGCGCGCGCATCGCCTGAAGCCGGGCGAGCGCCGCGTGCATATTCTGCAGACGCTCGCCGCGATGCTGGAAGCGCCGAAAAGCGAAAAGATCACCACGGCGGCGCTCGCCGCCCGGCTGGGCGTCTCGGAAGCCGCGCTGTACCGTCATTTCGCCAGCAAGGCGCAAATGTTCGAAGGGCTCATCGAGTTCATCGAACAGACCATCTTTGGGCTGATCAACCAGATCGCCGGCAAGGAAAGCAACGGCGTGCTGCAGGCCCGCGCGATCGCGTTGATGCTGCTCAATTTCCCCGCGAAGAATCCCGGCATGACTCGCGTGCTCACCTGCGAGGCGCTGGTCGGCGAGCATGAACGGCTGACCGAGCGCGTCAATCAGATGCTGGAGCGGGTGGAGGCGTCGCTGAAACAATGTTTGCGGCTCGCGCAAATGGAGGCCGCCAGCGACGAGAGCGCAACCGCGCGCGAAAACGCGGGCGAAAACAATCCGCAAGCGCAGGCACAAATCCCCGCCGCGCTGCCCGCCGGCTACGATCCCGCGATTCGCGCGAGCCTGCTGCTGAGCTACATCATCGGACGCTGGCATCGCTATGTGCGCAGCGGATTTGTGCGCCTGCCCGCCGAACACGCCGACGCGCAAATCCTGCTGATTCTTCAGTAG
- a CDS encoding tetratricopeptide repeat protein yields MLPTSDCEAEASSAFLTFLRHAAAARQNSTAHTEARWLDAAGQLHPLDDESLETLIAALLEQARHGEAIELAAIIAQLDSRRALTHFRLGYVLQMANRHGEAIAAYRRALAIDPTLPRLRSNLACALMLTGGDPNEQLALLESAVRDEPGEGDTWTNLTHAYRTGMNLPRALEAGARAVQCAPLSPLAHNNYALALREAQRWAEAEQATQTACAIAPTNATMRSNLAMLQLMRGDYPNGWQSHESRWDGSAELGGNRPAIPAPIWRGEPLAGKTLLVWGEQGMGDVLQFSRYIPMLADRVHREGGRVIWNSFPQMGALLARSLGRYVDGYSTGVDLESLRPFDYEIPLLSLPLIFGTRAETIPAAALYLHADDATSQSWRQRLAGETRLKVGLTWTGSLGHQRNPFRRVGWERYAAHFGGMQNVAFYSLQAGADADVAAARNAGLPMTDHTAEFATFDDTAAFVSALDLVITVCTSTAHLSGALGQRTWVLLDVNPHWVWLLDRRDSPWYPSAALYRQPQFGQWEPPLEAVARDLSALAAGYRAS; encoded by the coding sequence ATGCTACCTACCTCTGACTGCGAGGCTGAAGCCTCATCAGCTTTCCTGACTTTTCTGCGGCATGCTGCCGCAGCCCGCCAAAACAGCACGGCCCATACCGAAGCCCGATGGCTCGACGCCGCAGGCCAGTTGCATCCGCTCGACGACGAGTCGCTTGAAACGCTCATCGCCGCCTTGCTTGAGCAGGCCCGTCACGGCGAGGCGATCGAACTCGCCGCCATTATTGCCCAACTCGATTCGCGTCGCGCTTTGACCCATTTCCGTCTCGGCTACGTTTTGCAAATGGCGAACCGGCATGGCGAGGCCATTGCCGCGTACCGCCGCGCACTTGCCATCGATCCGACTTTGCCCCGACTGCGCAGCAATCTCGCCTGTGCATTGATGCTGACCGGGGGCGACCCGAACGAGCAGCTTGCGCTGCTGGAAAGCGCGGTGCGAGATGAACCCGGCGAAGGCGACACCTGGACGAATCTCACCCATGCTTATCGCACCGGCATGAACCTGCCGCGCGCGCTTGAGGCCGGCGCGAGAGCCGTGCAATGTGCGCCGCTCAGCCCGCTGGCGCACAACAACTATGCGCTGGCGCTACGCGAAGCGCAACGCTGGGCAGAGGCCGAACAGGCCACCCAAACCGCCTGCGCAATCGCCCCCACGAATGCGACGATGCGCTCGAATCTCGCCATGCTGCAGTTGATGCGCGGCGATTACCCAAACGGCTGGCAGTCGCATGAGTCTCGCTGGGACGGCTCGGCGGAACTCGGCGGCAACCGCCCCGCGATACCGGCGCCGATATGGCGCGGCGAACCGCTCGCCGGTAAGACGCTACTGGTCTGGGGCGAGCAAGGCATGGGCGACGTGCTGCAGTTCAGCCGCTATATTCCGATGCTGGCCGACCGCGTGCATCGCGAGGGCGGGCGCGTGATCTGGAATTCGTTTCCGCAGATGGGCGCACTGCTCGCGCGCAGTCTCGGTCGGTACGTAGACGGTTACTCAACCGGCGTCGATCTGGAATCGCTGAGGCCGTTCGACTATGAGATTCCGTTGCTGAGTCTGCCGTTGATCTTCGGCACACGCGCCGAAACGATTCCGGCTGCCGCGCTGTATCTGCATGCTGACGACGCGACCAGCCAATCGTGGCGTCAGAGGCTGGCGGGCGAGACGCGGCTGAAAGTCGGGCTGACATGGACCGGCAGCCTCGGCCATCAGCGCAATCCGTTCCGGCGGGTCGGCTGGGAGCGCTACGCGGCTCATTTCGGCGGGATGCAAAACGTAGCGTTCTATTCGTTGCAGGCGGGTGCTGATGCCGACGTGGCGGCAGCTCGAAACGCCGGCTTGCCCATGACCGATCACACCGCTGAATTCGCCACCTTCGACGACACCGCCGCCTTCGTGAGCGCGCTCGACCTCGTCATCACGGTATGCACGTCGACGGCGCATTTGAGCGGCGCGCTCGGCCAGCGCACCTGGGTGCTGCTCGACGTCAATCCGCACTGGGTCTGGCTGCTCGATCGCCGCGACAGCCCCTGGTATCCGAGCGCCGCGCTGTACCGGCAACCGCAGTTCGGCCAGTGGGAACCGCCGCTGGAGGCCGTCGCCCGTGACCTGAGCGCACTCGCGGCGGGGTATCGCGCGTCATAA
- the argB gene encoding acetylglutamate kinase, whose translation MSELPDLSQIAPTLKAEILAEALPYIRQYHGKTVVIKYGGNAMTEERLKQGFARDVILLKLVGINPVIVHGGGPQIDTALKKIGKQGTFIQGMRVTDEETMEVVEWVLGGEVQQDIVTLINHFGGHAVGLTGKDGGLIHARKMLMPDRDNPGQYVDIGQVGEVEAINPAVVKALQDDAFIPVISPIGFGEDGLSYNINADLVAGKLAVVLNAEKLVMMTNIPGVMDKEGNLLTDLSAREIDGLFADGTISGGMLPKISSALDAAKSGVRSVHIIDGRIEHSVLLEILTEQPFGTMIRSH comes from the coding sequence ATGTCCGAGCTTCCCGACCTTTCGCAGATCGCGCCCACCCTGAAGGCTGAAATCCTGGCCGAGGCGCTGCCTTACATTCGTCAATATCACGGTAAGACCGTGGTGATCAAATACGGCGGCAACGCCATGACCGAGGAGCGTCTCAAGCAGGGCTTCGCGCGCGACGTGATTCTGCTGAAGCTGGTCGGCATCAATCCGGTTATCGTCCACGGCGGCGGTCCGCAAATCGACACGGCGCTGAAGAAGATCGGCAAACAGGGCACGTTCATCCAGGGCATGCGCGTCACCGACGAAGAGACGATGGAAGTCGTCGAATGGGTGCTCGGCGGTGAAGTGCAGCAGGATATCGTCACGCTGATCAACCATTTCGGCGGCCACGCGGTCGGCCTCACCGGCAAAGACGGCGGCCTGATCCACGCGCGCAAGATGCTGATGCCGGACCGCGACAACCCCGGCCAGTACGTCGACATCGGCCAGGTCGGCGAGGTCGAGGCGATCAATCCGGCGGTGGTGAAGGCGCTGCAAGACGACGCGTTCATCCCGGTCATCTCGCCGATCGGCTTCGGCGAAGACGGCCTGTCGTACAACATCAACGCGGATCTGGTCGCGGGCAAACTGGCGGTCGTGCTGAACGCCGAAAAGCTCGTGATGATGACCAACATTCCCGGCGTGATGGATAAAGAAGGCAATCTGCTGACCGACCTGTCCGCGCGCGAAATCGACGGTCTGTTCGCCGACGGCACAATCTCCGGCGGCATGCTGCCGAAAATCTCGTCGGCGCTGGACGCGGCCAAGAGCGGCGTGCGTTCGGTACACATCATCGACGGTCGCATCGAGCACTCGGTACTGCTGGAAATTCTCACCGAACAGCCGTTCGGCACGATGATCCGCTCGCATTGA